A single window of Streptomyces xanthii DNA harbors:
- a CDS encoding thiamine ABC transporter substrate-binding protein: MSKNKKAYLAAAVGLGLVTLSACGSSSSGGGDAAESKTVTLVSHDSWAVSKNVLKDFEKKSGYKVKVVEDGDAGQAVNKAILSKGNPVGDVFFGVDNTLLSRALDNGLFTSYEAKGIDQVPDQYRLDKGKNRVTPVDTGDICVNYDKKYFADHKLTPPASFADLAKPAYKNLLVTEDAATSSPGLGFLLGSAAQYGDDGWQSYWKKLNANGVKVVSGWDQAYNEEFSGSAGGKKAGGDRPLVVSYASSPPAEAIYSDPQPKTSPVGVATGTCFRQIEFAGLLDGAKNEKGGKAFLDFLISKQFQEDMPLNMFVDPVAKNAVAPADYTKYAVEIDKPHTMSPRNIADHRDEWVKTWTSLVRK, encoded by the coding sequence GTGAGCAAGAACAAGAAGGCGTACCTGGCCGCGGCCGTGGGCCTCGGGCTCGTCACGCTGTCCGCGTGCGGCTCGTCGTCCTCGGGCGGCGGGGACGCCGCGGAGTCCAAGACGGTCACCCTGGTCAGCCACGACTCGTGGGCCGTCTCCAAGAACGTGCTCAAGGACTTCGAGAAGAAGTCCGGCTACAAGGTGAAGGTCGTCGAGGACGGCGACGCCGGCCAGGCCGTCAACAAGGCGATCCTGTCCAAGGGCAACCCCGTCGGCGACGTGTTCTTCGGCGTCGACAACACCCTGCTGTCCCGCGCCCTCGACAACGGACTGTTCACCTCCTACGAGGCCAAGGGCATCGACCAGGTCCCGGACCAGTACCGCCTCGACAAGGGCAAGAACCGCGTCACGCCCGTCGACACCGGCGACATCTGCGTCAACTACGACAAGAAGTACTTCGCCGACCACAAGCTGACGCCGCCGGCCTCCTTCGCCGACCTGGCCAAGCCCGCGTACAAGAACCTGCTGGTCACCGAGGACGCGGCGACGTCCTCGCCGGGCCTCGGCTTCCTGCTCGGCAGCGCTGCCCAGTACGGCGACGACGGCTGGCAGTCCTACTGGAAGAAGCTGAACGCCAACGGCGTGAAGGTCGTCAGCGGCTGGGACCAGGCGTACAACGAGGAGTTCTCCGGCAGCGCCGGCGGCAAGAAGGCCGGCGGCGACCGCCCGCTCGTCGTCTCCTACGCGTCATCCCCGCCCGCCGAGGCGATCTACTCCGACCCGCAGCCCAAGACCTCGCCCGTCGGCGTCGCGACCGGCACCTGCTTCCGGCAGATCGAGTTCGCCGGCCTGCTCGACGGGGCGAAGAACGAGAAGGGCGGCAAGGCCTTCCTCGACTTCCTGATCTCCAAGCAGTTCCAGGAGGACATGCCGCTCAACATGTTCGTCGACCCGGTGGCGAAGAACGCCGTCGCGCCCGCCGACTACACCAAGTACGCGGTCGAGATCGACAAGCCGCACACCATGAGCCCGCGGAACATCGCGGACCACCGCGACGAGTGGGTCAAGACGTGGACGTCGCTCGTCAGGAAGTGA
- a CDS encoding ABC transporter permease yields MAVPAVFFGLFFAYPVAAIVERGLHADGVWRLGRILDVLGEADVRHVLWFTVWQALASTALTLLIALPGAYVFARLDFPGKQVLRAAVTVPFVLPTVVVGTAFLAVVGRGGLLDDLWGVRLDTTVWAILLAHVFFNYAVVVRTVGGLWAQLDPRQEEAARMLGASRLAAWRKVTLPALGPAVAAAALMVFLFTFTSFGVVQILGGPGFSTLEVEIYRQTAQIFDLSTAAVLTIVQFAAVGLILLVHAWTVRRRESALRLVDAAHTARPPRGAGQRALLALVLATVAVLILLPLGVLVQRSLQAPGGFGFAYYRALGDADGGTFLVPPIEAVWNSLRYALAATAVALVIGGLAAAALTRRAGRLVRGFDALLMLPLGVSAVTVGFGFLITLDEPPLDLRQSWWLVPLAQALVGVPFVVRTMLPVLRAVDGRLREAAAVLGASPLRAWREVDLPMVRRALLIAAGFAFAVSLGEFGATVFIARPDNPTLPVAVARLLGRAGDLNYGQAMALSTVLMVVCAVCLLLLERIRPARAQTGEF; encoded by the coding sequence ATGGCCGTGCCCGCCGTGTTCTTCGGGCTCTTCTTCGCCTACCCCGTCGCCGCGATCGTCGAGCGCGGTCTGCACGCCGACGGGGTCTGGCGCCTCGGCCGGATCCTCGACGTGCTCGGGGAGGCGGACGTCCGGCACGTCCTGTGGTTCACCGTGTGGCAGGCGCTCGCCTCCACCGCGCTGACCCTGCTGATCGCCCTGCCCGGCGCCTACGTCTTCGCCCGGCTCGACTTCCCCGGCAAGCAGGTGCTGCGGGCCGCCGTCACCGTGCCGTTCGTGCTGCCCACCGTCGTCGTCGGCACCGCCTTCCTCGCGGTCGTCGGCCGCGGCGGACTCCTCGACGATCTGTGGGGCGTCCGGCTCGACACCACCGTGTGGGCCATCCTGCTCGCGCACGTCTTCTTCAACTACGCCGTCGTCGTACGGACCGTCGGCGGCCTGTGGGCGCAGCTCGACCCGCGCCAGGAGGAGGCCGCGCGGATGCTCGGCGCCTCCCGCCTCGCCGCCTGGCGCAAGGTGACGCTGCCCGCGCTCGGGCCCGCCGTCGCCGCCGCGGCCCTGATGGTCTTCCTCTTCACCTTCACGTCGTTCGGTGTCGTCCAGATCCTCGGCGGCCCGGGATTCTCCACGCTGGAGGTGGAGATCTACCGGCAGACCGCGCAGATCTTCGACCTGTCGACCGCCGCCGTGCTGACCATCGTGCAGTTCGCGGCCGTCGGGCTCATCCTGCTCGTGCACGCCTGGACCGTGCGGCGCCGGGAGAGCGCCCTGCGGCTCGTCGACGCCGCGCACACCGCGCGCCCGCCGCGCGGCGCCGGCCAGCGCGCCCTGCTCGCCCTCGTCCTCGCCACCGTCGCCGTGCTGATCCTGCTGCCGCTCGGCGTCCTGGTCCAGCGCTCCCTGCAGGCCCCCGGCGGCTTCGGCTTCGCGTACTACCGCGCGCTCGGCGACGCCGACGGCGGCACCTTCCTCGTGCCGCCCATCGAGGCCGTCTGGAACTCGCTGCGTTACGCCCTCGCCGCCACCGCCGTCGCCCTGGTGATCGGCGGACTCGCCGCTGCCGCCCTCACCCGGCGGGCGGGACGCCTGGTCCGCGGGTTCGACGCCCTGCTGATGCTGCCGCTCGGCGTCTCCGCCGTGACCGTCGGCTTCGGCTTCCTCATCACCCTCGACGAACCGCCGCTCGACCTGCGCCAGTCCTGGTGGCTCGTGCCGCTCGCCCAGGCGCTGGTCGGCGTGCCCTTCGTCGTGCGCACCATGCTGCCGGTGCTCCGCGCGGTCGACGGGCGGCTGCGCGAGGCCGCCGCCGTGCTCGGGGCCTCGCCGCTGCGGGCCTGGCGCGAGGTCGACCTGCCGATGGTGCGCCGGGCGCTCCTGATCGCCGCCGGATTCGCCTTCGCCGTGTCGCTGGGCGAGTTCGGCGCCACCGTGTTCATCGCGCGGCCCGACAACCCGACGCTGCCGGTGGCCGTGGCCCGGCTCCTCGGCCGCGCCGGCGACCTCAACTACGGGCAGGCGATGGCCCTGTCGACCGTCCTCATGGTCGTCTGCGCCGTCTGCCTCCTGCTGCTCGAACGCATCCGGCCCGCTCGGGCCCAGACGGGGGAGTTCTGA